One segment of Brassica napus cultivar Da-Ae chromosome C3, Da-Ae, whole genome shotgun sequence DNA contains the following:
- the LOC111213440 gene encoding probable membrane-associated kinase regulator 3: MLFPSSQPPMSSFQFSQSPLELSNHTKRERERIQFFSDTFTQLHTQLMDLHEPETRTQVMSYDDDYIDMEINLSSSSTSHSSSFISFNVTSSPPQSIEFEFQMCPSAVASGESTTCPADDLFYKGQLLPLHLPPRLQMVQKLLASSSSSTAAKDTPISPRAAAFLPGRFRSSEIEVRGQDELNENLGKSKKIKQSSITQKLKASRAYIRSLFSRQGCSDSSEIGIKNSKSSKNKNPLGKQESSNPPLSHRSSFSGVIQRHSPAKCSSLSSSSRSSLSSSFSFGSNGSLDLQTLMRSSNASSEVDNSIEGAIKHCKQSFTTRKSNVAESEFSSSRTSVSTCGDIEK, from the coding sequence ATGCTCTTTCCCTCCTCACAACCTCCCATGAGCTCTTTTCAGTTCTCTCAGTCCCCCCTTGAATTAAGTAACcacacaaagagagagagagaaagaattCAGTTTTTTTCAGACACATTTACACAATTACATACACAGTTAATGGATTTGCATGAACCTGAAACAAGAACACAAGTCATGTCTTATGATGATGATTACATAGACATGGAGATcaatctctcttcttcttctacttctcaCTCCTCAAGCTTCATCAGCTTCAACGTCACCTCCTCGCCACCGCAAAGCATAGAGTTCGAGTTCCAAATGTGCCCCTCCGCCGTAGCTTCCGGAGAATCCACCACGTGTCCCGCCGACGATCTCTTCTACAAAGGCCAACTCCTCCCTCTCCACCTCCCTCCTCGTCTCCAAATGGTCCAAAAGCTTCTcgcatcctcctcctcctccaccgccgCAAAAGATACTCCGATTTCCCCACGCGCCGCCGCATTTTTGCCAGGGAGATTCAGAAGCAGCGAGATCGAAGTAAGAGGCCAAGACGAGCTCAACGAGAATCTTGGAAAGAGCAAAAAGATTAAACAGTCATCGATAACTCAGAAGCTCAAGGCCTCACGTGCTTACATAAGATCTCTCTTCTCAAGACAAGGATGCTCAGATTCATCAGAGATCGGCATCAAGAACTCTAAATCCTCGAAAAACAAGAACCCACTAGGGAAACAAGAATCCTCAAATCCTCCATTGAGTCACAGGAGTTCGTTCTCTGGTGTAATACAGAGACATTCTCCAGCAAAGTGttcttccttgtcttcttcctcgAGGTCGTCGCTTTCGTCTTCGTTCAGTTTTGGATCAAACGGGTCTTTGGATCTACAGACGCTGATGAGAAGCAGCAACGCGAGCTCGGAGGTTGACAACTCCATTGAAGGAGCTATTAAGCATTGTAAGCAGTCGTTTACCACGAGGAAGAGCAATGTGGCTGAATCTGAGTTCTCTTCTTCAAGAACATCTGTTTCTACTTGCGGTGACATTGAGAAATGA
- the LOC106441074 gene encoding myosin heavy chain, skeletal muscle, adult, with protein sequence MAIDTFNYNTRCRGLLRTSSASKKMDEEEEEEKEGLRTVECLRGRLLAERQVSRSAKEEAELITKKMEELEEHLKEEIRLREKAEKRLKYLMRKLESIKGSRSSESSSEASCLSSISTSASKEEEGEEEKETHENENVEEDKIDHQATENVASVEKKPSSKLKDGSSGEASVVASTSSHEGESQAGEDFLNWSDTV encoded by the exons ATGGCAATTGATACCTTCAATTACAACACAAGGTGCAG AGGTCTACTGAGAACAAGCTCTGCAAGTAAGAAGatggacgaagaagaagaagaagaaaaggaaggtCTGAGAACTGTGGAGTGTCTAAGAGGGAGACTACTTGCAGAGAGGCAAGTTTCAAGGTCTGCTAAAGAAGAAGCAGAGCTCATTACCAAAAAG ATGGAGGAGCTGGAGGAACATCTGAAAGAAGAGATCAGATTAAGGGAAAAAGCAGAGAAGAGACTAAAGTATCTGATGAGAAAGCTTGAATCCATAAAAGGGTCACGCAGTTCTGAGAGTTCATCTGAAGCTTCTTGTTTGTCATCTATTTCCACTTCAGCgtccaaggaagaagaaggagaagaagaaaaagaaacccatgaaaatgaaaatgtgGAGGAGGATAAAATTGATCATCAAGCAACTGAAAATGTTGCTTCCGTGGAGAAAAAGCCAAGTTCAAAGCTCAAAGATGGTTCCTCTGGTGAAGCAAGTGTTGTTGCTTCAACCTCAAGTCATGAAGGAGAATCACAGGCTGGTGAAGATTTTTTAAACTGGTCAGATACAGTTTAA
- the LOC106444738 gene encoding WRKY transcription factor 44-like isoform X5: MEVKESKRVVIAKPVASRPSFTSIRTFANLLTDSVTVPPHETVDAAIRPKTLRFKQPAAAAASVSCPQVEGNDKGKSCVDSDTKSYVVYKPKAKLVSQATVSALANMGNHQQVWRQSEAVPYGKSVSQGTRPNLVPRVPSFKESETSAGDRSSVDGYNWRKYGQKQVKGSDCPRSYYKCTHPKCPVKKKVERSMGGLVSEIVYQGEHNHSKPSCPLPRRASSSSSSGFQRPQRELASEGSIGQDPSNVYYHPLWSNQSNDSSKSIAEKMNDGCVITPFEFAVPRSANSTGGTSDSGCRSSSQCDEGELDDPSRSKRRKNEKQASQTGVSQSSVESDSLEDGFRWRKYGQKVVGGNAHPRSYYRCTSANCRARKHVERASDDPRAFITTYEGKHNHHLNLRPPTSPTLPFTSTQHSNQAI; encoded by the exons ATGGAGGTGAAAGAGAGTAAAAGAGTGGTAATAGCAAAACCAGTTGCTTCAAGGCCTTCATTCACTAGCATCAGGACATTCGCTAATCTTTTAACTGATTCAGTTACCGTACCTCCTCATGAGACTGTAGACGCTGCTATAAGACCAAAGACTCTGAGGTTTAAGCAACCAGCAGCAGCGGCAGCTTCGGTCTCATGTCCACAG GTGGAAGGAAATGACAAAGGAAAGTCTTGCGTTGATTCAGATACCAAAAGCTACGTTGTTTATAAACCTAAAGCAAAGCTTGTTTCCCAAGCAACTGTCTCTGCATTGGCTAATATG GGTAATCATCAACAGGTTTGGAGACAAAGCGAAGCAGTACCGTATGGGAAGAGTGTGAGCCAAGGTACACGCCCTAACCTAGTCCCTAGGGTTCCATCCTTTAAAGAATCAGAGACATCGGCTGGAGACAGATCTTCAGTGGACGGATACAACTGGAGGAAGTACGGACAGAAGCAAGTCAAAGGAAGTGACTGTCCAAGGAGTTATTACAAATGCACACACCCTAAATGTCCGGTCAAGAAGAAAGTAGAGAGATCAATGGGTGGTCTGGTCTCAGAGATTGTGTATCAAGGTGAACATAATCACTCCAAACCGTCTTGTCCTCTTCCGCGGCGCGCTTCGTCATCATCCTCTTCAGGGTTTCAGAGACCACAAAGAGAGCTAGCTTCGGAAGGATCAATAGGACAAGACCCTAGTAATGTTTATTACCATCCTCTTTGGAGCAATCAAAGCAATGACTCATCTAAAAGCATAGCAGAGAAGATGAATGACGGTTGTGTAATAACACCATTCGAGTTTGCTGTTCCAAGATCAGCGAACTCTACTGGTGGGACTTCAGATTCTGGTTGTAGAAGTAGTAGCCAGTGTGATGAAGGAGAGCTTGATGATCCTAGCAGAAGCAAGAGAAG GAAGAACGAGAAGCAAGCAAGTCAAACAGGAGTATCACAAAGCTCAGTGGAATCAGACAGTCTTGAAGATGGATTCAGGTGGAGAAAGTACGGTCAAAAAGTGGTTGGAGGCAATGCACATCCAAGAAGTTATTACAGATGCACGAGTGCAAACTGCAGAGCTAGGAAACATGTTGAGAGAGCGAGTGATGATCCAAGAGCTTTCATTACAACCTATGAAGGTAAACacaatcaccatttgaactTGAGACCTCCAACTTCGCCTACTCTTCCCTTTACCTCTACACAACATTCTAATCAAGCCATTTGA
- the LOC106444738 gene encoding WRKY transcription factor 44-like — MEVKESKRVVIAKPVASRPSFTSIRTFANLLTDSVTVPPHETVDAAIRPKTLRFKQPAAAAASVSCPQVEGNDKGKSCVDSDTKSYVVYKPKAKLVSQATVSALANMLQGNHQQVWRQSEAVPYGKSVSQGTRPNLVPRVPSFKESETSAGDRSSVDGYNWRKYGQKQVKGSDCPRSYYKCTHPKCPVKKKVERSMGGLVSEIVYQGEHNHSKPSCPLPRRASSSSSSGFQRPQRELASEGSIGQDPSNVYYHPLWSNQSNDSSKSIAEKMNDGCVITPFEFAVPRSANSTGGTSDSGCRSSSQCDEGELDDPSRSKRRKNEKQASQTGVSQSSVESDSLEDGFRWRKYGQKVVGGNAHPRSYYRCTSANCRARKHVERASDDPRAFITTYEGKHNHHLNLRPPTSPTLPFTSTQHSNQAI; from the exons ATGGAGGTGAAAGAGAGTAAAAGAGTGGTAATAGCAAAACCAGTTGCTTCAAGGCCTTCATTCACTAGCATCAGGACATTCGCTAATCTTTTAACTGATTCAGTTACCGTACCTCCTCATGAGACTGTAGACGCTGCTATAAGACCAAAGACTCTGAGGTTTAAGCAACCAGCAGCAGCGGCAGCTTCGGTCTCATGTCCACAG GTGGAAGGAAATGACAAAGGAAAGTCTTGCGTTGATTCAGATACCAAAAGCTACGTTGTTTATAAACCTAAAGCAAAGCTTGTTTCCCAAGCAACTGTCTCTGCATTGGCTAATATG cTTCAGGGTAATCATCAACAGGTTTGGAGACAAAGCGAAGCAGTACCGTATGGGAAGAGTGTGAGCCAAGGTACACGCCCTAACCTAGTCCCTAGGGTTCCATCCTTTAAAGAATCAGAGACATCGGCTGGAGACAGATCTTCAGTGGACGGATACAACTGGAGGAAGTACGGACAGAAGCAAGTCAAAGGAAGTGACTGTCCAAGGAGTTATTACAAATGCACACACCCTAAATGTCCGGTCAAGAAGAAAGTAGAGAGATCAATGGGTGGTCTGGTCTCAGAGATTGTGTATCAAGGTGAACATAATCACTCCAAACCGTCTTGTCCTCTTCCGCGGCGCGCTTCGTCATCATCCTCTTCAGGGTTTCAGAGACCACAAAGAGAGCTAGCTTCGGAAGGATCAATAGGACAAGACCCTAGTAATGTTTATTACCATCCTCTTTGGAGCAATCAAAGCAATGACTCATCTAAAAGCATAGCAGAGAAGATGAATGACGGTTGTGTAATAACACCATTCGAGTTTGCTGTTCCAAGATCAGCGAACTCTACTGGTGGGACTTCAGATTCTGGTTGTAGAAGTAGTAGCCAGTGTGATGAAGGAGAGCTTGATGATCCTAGCAGAAGCAAGAGAAG GAAGAACGAGAAGCAAGCAAGTCAAACAGGAGTATCACAAAGCTCAGTGGAATCAGACAGTCTTGAAGATGGATTCAGGTGGAGAAAGTACGGTCAAAAAGTGGTTGGAGGCAATGCACATCCAAGAAGTTATTACAGATGCACGAGTGCAAACTGCAGAGCTAGGAAACATGTTGAGAGAGCGAGTGATGATCCAAGAGCTTTCATTACAACCTATGAAGGTAAACacaatcaccatttgaactTGAGACCTCCAACTTCGCCTACTCTTCCCTTTACCTCTACACAACATTCTAATCAAGCCATTTGA
- the LOC106444738 gene encoding WRKY transcription factor 44-like isoform X1: MLGFDVSHRPICLRLTTIMEVKESKRVVIAKPVASRPSFTSIRTFANLLTDSVTVPPHETVDAAIRPKTLRFKQPAAAAASVSCPQVEGNDKGKSCVDSDTKSYVVYKPKAKLVSQATVSALANMLQGNHQQVWRQSEAVPYGKSVSQGTRPNLVPRVPSFKESETSAGDRSSVDGYNWRKYGQKQVKGSDCPRSYYKCTHPKCPVKKKVERSMGGLVSEIVYQGEHNHSKPSCPLPRRASSSSSSGFQRPQRELASEGSIGQDPSNVYYHPLWSNQSNDSSKSIAEKMNDGCVITPFEFAVPRSANSTGGTSDSGCRSSSQCDEGELDDPSRSKRRKNEKQASQTGVSQSSVESDSLEDGFRWRKYGQKVVGGNAHPRSYYRCTSANCRARKHVERASDDPRAFITTYEGKHNHHLNLRPPTSPTLPFTSTQHSNQAI, translated from the exons ATGCTAGGGTTTGATGTTTCTCACCGTCCAATTTGTTTAAGGTTGACGACTATAATGGAGGTGAAAGAGAGTAAAAGAGTGGTAATAGCAAAACCAGTTGCTTCAAGGCCTTCATTCACTAGCATCAGGACATTCGCTAATCTTTTAACTGATTCAGTTACCGTACCTCCTCATGAGACTGTAGACGCTGCTATAAGACCAAAGACTCTGAGGTTTAAGCAACCAGCAGCAGCGGCAGCTTCGGTCTCATGTCCACAG GTGGAAGGAAATGACAAAGGAAAGTCTTGCGTTGATTCAGATACCAAAAGCTACGTTGTTTATAAACCTAAAGCAAAGCTTGTTTCCCAAGCAACTGTCTCTGCATTGGCTAATATG cTTCAGGGTAATCATCAACAGGTTTGGAGACAAAGCGAAGCAGTACCGTATGGGAAGAGTGTGAGCCAAGGTACACGCCCTAACCTAGTCCCTAGGGTTCCATCCTTTAAAGAATCAGAGACATCGGCTGGAGACAGATCTTCAGTGGACGGATACAACTGGAGGAAGTACGGACAGAAGCAAGTCAAAGGAAGTGACTGTCCAAGGAGTTATTACAAATGCACACACCCTAAATGTCCGGTCAAGAAGAAAGTAGAGAGATCAATGGGTGGTCTGGTCTCAGAGATTGTGTATCAAGGTGAACATAATCACTCCAAACCGTCTTGTCCTCTTCCGCGGCGCGCTTCGTCATCATCCTCTTCAGGGTTTCAGAGACCACAAAGAGAGCTAGCTTCGGAAGGATCAATAGGACAAGACCCTAGTAATGTTTATTACCATCCTCTTTGGAGCAATCAAAGCAATGACTCATCTAAAAGCATAGCAGAGAAGATGAATGACGGTTGTGTAATAACACCATTCGAGTTTGCTGTTCCAAGATCAGCGAACTCTACTGGTGGGACTTCAGATTCTGGTTGTAGAAGTAGTAGCCAGTGTGATGAAGGAGAGCTTGATGATCCTAGCAGAAGCAAGAGAAG GAAGAACGAGAAGCAAGCAAGTCAAACAGGAGTATCACAAAGCTCAGTGGAATCAGACAGTCTTGAAGATGGATTCAGGTGGAGAAAGTACGGTCAAAAAGTGGTTGGAGGCAATGCACATCCAAGAAGTTATTACAGATGCACGAGTGCAAACTGCAGAGCTAGGAAACATGTTGAGAGAGCGAGTGATGATCCAAGAGCTTTCATTACAACCTATGAAGGTAAACacaatcaccatttgaactTGAGACCTCCAACTTCGCCTACTCTTCCCTTTACCTCTACACAACATTCTAATCAAGCCATTTGA
- the LOC106444738 gene encoding WRKY transcription factor 44-like isoform X2, producing MLGFDVSHRPICLRLTTIMEVKESKRVVIAKPVASRPSFTSIRTFANLLTDSVTVPPHETVDAAIRPKTLRFKQPAAAAASVSCPQVEGNDKGKSCVDSDTKSYVVYKPKAKLVSQATVSALANMGNHQQVWRQSEAVPYGKSVSQGTRPNLVPRVPSFKESETSAGDRSSVDGYNWRKYGQKQVKGSDCPRSYYKCTHPKCPVKKKVERSMGGLVSEIVYQGEHNHSKPSCPLPRRASSSSSSGFQRPQRELASEGSIGQDPSNVYYHPLWSNQSNDSSKSIAEKMNDGCVITPFEFAVPRSANSTGGTSDSGCRSSSQCDEGELDDPSRSKRRKNEKQASQTGVSQSSVESDSLEDGFRWRKYGQKVVGGNAHPRSYYRCTSANCRARKHVERASDDPRAFITTYEGKHNHHLNLRPPTSPTLPFTSTQHSNQAI from the exons ATGCTAGGGTTTGATGTTTCTCACCGTCCAATTTGTTTAAGGTTGACGACTATAATGGAGGTGAAAGAGAGTAAAAGAGTGGTAATAGCAAAACCAGTTGCTTCAAGGCCTTCATTCACTAGCATCAGGACATTCGCTAATCTTTTAACTGATTCAGTTACCGTACCTCCTCATGAGACTGTAGACGCTGCTATAAGACCAAAGACTCTGAGGTTTAAGCAACCAGCAGCAGCGGCAGCTTCGGTCTCATGTCCACAG GTGGAAGGAAATGACAAAGGAAAGTCTTGCGTTGATTCAGATACCAAAAGCTACGTTGTTTATAAACCTAAAGCAAAGCTTGTTTCCCAAGCAACTGTCTCTGCATTGGCTAATATG GGTAATCATCAACAGGTTTGGAGACAAAGCGAAGCAGTACCGTATGGGAAGAGTGTGAGCCAAGGTACACGCCCTAACCTAGTCCCTAGGGTTCCATCCTTTAAAGAATCAGAGACATCGGCTGGAGACAGATCTTCAGTGGACGGATACAACTGGAGGAAGTACGGACAGAAGCAAGTCAAAGGAAGTGACTGTCCAAGGAGTTATTACAAATGCACACACCCTAAATGTCCGGTCAAGAAGAAAGTAGAGAGATCAATGGGTGGTCTGGTCTCAGAGATTGTGTATCAAGGTGAACATAATCACTCCAAACCGTCTTGTCCTCTTCCGCGGCGCGCTTCGTCATCATCCTCTTCAGGGTTTCAGAGACCACAAAGAGAGCTAGCTTCGGAAGGATCAATAGGACAAGACCCTAGTAATGTTTATTACCATCCTCTTTGGAGCAATCAAAGCAATGACTCATCTAAAAGCATAGCAGAGAAGATGAATGACGGTTGTGTAATAACACCATTCGAGTTTGCTGTTCCAAGATCAGCGAACTCTACTGGTGGGACTTCAGATTCTGGTTGTAGAAGTAGTAGCCAGTGTGATGAAGGAGAGCTTGATGATCCTAGCAGAAGCAAGAGAAG GAAGAACGAGAAGCAAGCAAGTCAAACAGGAGTATCACAAAGCTCAGTGGAATCAGACAGTCTTGAAGATGGATTCAGGTGGAGAAAGTACGGTCAAAAAGTGGTTGGAGGCAATGCACATCCAAGAAGTTATTACAGATGCACGAGTGCAAACTGCAGAGCTAGGAAACATGTTGAGAGAGCGAGTGATGATCCAAGAGCTTTCATTACAACCTATGAAGGTAAACacaatcaccatttgaactTGAGACCTCCAACTTCGCCTACTCTTCCCTTTACCTCTACACAACATTCTAATCAAGCCATTTGA
- the LOC111213441 gene encoding serine/arginine-rich splicing factor RS2Z33: MPRYDDRYGNTRLYVGHLSSRTRTRDLERLFNRYGRVRDVDMKRDYAFVEFSDPRDADDARHYLDGRDFDGSRITVEFSRGAPRGSRDYDSRGPPPGAGRCFNCGVDGHWARDCTAGDWKNKCYRCGERGHIERNCKNSPKKLRRSGSYSRSPVRSRSPRRRRSPSRSRSLSRSRSYSRSRSPVKRRERSEEERSRSPKRMEDSLSPRGRDRSPIMDDEGSPRIIDGSPPPSPKLEKPAGSDHDGGSSPQDNGNGRNTVASPVVGRDSPREDRSPVDDDYEANRASPRGSESP; the protein is encoded by the exons ATGCCTAGATATGATGATCGTTACGGGAACACTCGTCTGTACGTTGGACACTTATCATCCAGAACTCGTACCAGAGACCTTGAACGCCTTTTCAACAGATACGGAAG AGTGCGAGATGTGGATATGAAGCGGGATTATGCTTTTGTT GAGTTTAGTGATCCCCGTGATGCTGATGACGCGAGACATTACTTGGATGGAAGAGACTTTGACGGAAGTCGCATCACCGTGGAGTTTTCAAGAGGG GCACCTCGTGGCTCTCGGGATTATGACAGCAGAGGCCCACCTCCTGGAGCAGGTCGCTGCTTTAACTGTGGTGTTGACGGTCATTGGGCCCGAGACTGCACTGCAGGAGACTGGAAGAACAAGTGTTACCGCTGTGGTGAAAGAGGACATATTGAGAGAAACTGCAAGAACAGTCCCAAGAAGCTCAG GCGGAGTGGAAGCTACTCCAGGTCACCTGTAAGATCCCGTTCTCCTCGTCGTAGAAGAAGCCCGAGCCGTAGCAGGAGTCTTAGCCGTAGCCGGAGCTACAg CCGATCAAGATCCCCTgtgaaaagaagagagagaagtgaAGAGGAGAGGTCTCGCAGTCCGAAGAGAATGGAGGACTCTCTATCGCCAAGAGGCAGAGACCGTAGTCCGATTATGGATGATGAAGGTAGCCCAAGGATTATAGACGGGAGCCCTCCACCTTCTCCAAAGCTTGAAAAGCCAGCAGGATCAGACCATGATGGTGGTAGCAGCCCTCAAGACAATGGGAATGGCAGAAACACTGTTGCCAGTCCCGTTGTGGGACGTGACAGTCCGAGAGAGGACAGAAGCCCCGTTGATGATGATTACGAGGCCAACCGTGCTTCCCCTAGAGGAAGCGAGTCACCTTGA
- the LOC106441073 gene encoding 40S ribosomal protein S5-1, with protein sequence MAAAVEIDAEIQQQLTNEVKLFNRWSFDDVSVTDISLVDYIGVQPAKHATFVPHTAGRYSVKRFRKAQCPIVERLTNSLMMHGRNNGKKLMAVRIIKHAMEIIHLLTDANPIQVIIDAIVNSGPREDATRIGSAGVVRRQAVDISPLRRVNQAIFLLTTGAREAAFRNIKTIAECLADELINAAKGSSNSYAIKKKDEIERVAKANR encoded by the exons ATGGCCGCCGCCGTAGAAATCGACGCTGAGATTCAGCAGCAGCTTACCAACGAGGTCAAGCTCTTCAACCGCTGGAGCTTCGATGATGTCTCG GTCACAGACATTAGTCTTGTTGACTACATTGGTGTTCAGCCTGCGAAACACGCGACCTTTGTTCCCCACACCGCTGGAAGATACTCTGTCAAGAGGTTCAGGAAGGCTCAATGCCCTATTGTTGAGAGGCTCACTAACTCTCTCATGATGCACGGAAGGAACAACGGTAAGAAGTTGATGGCTGTGAGGATCATCAAGCACGCCATGGAGATTATCCACCTCTTGACTGACGCCAACCCTATTCAAGTTATCATTGACGCCATTGTTAACAG TGGTCCACGTGAAGATGCTACCAGGATTGGATCTGCTGGTGTGGTTAGGAGGCAGGCCGTTGATATCTCTCCTCTAAGACGTGTGAACCAAGCTATCTTCCTGCTTACAACTGGTGCACGTGAAGCTGCCTTCAGAAACATCAAGACCATCGCTGAGTGCCTTGCTGATGAGCTCATTAATGCTGCCAAGGGATCTTCCAACAG CTATGCCATCAAGAAGAAAGATGAGATTGAGAGAGTTGCTAAGGCCAACCGTTAA
- the LOC106444738 gene encoding WRKY transcription factor 44-like isoform X3 translates to MLGFDVSHRPICLRLTTIMEVKESKRVVIAKPVASRPSFTSIRTFANLLTDSVTVPPHETVDAAIRPKTLRFKQPAAAAASVSCPQVEGNDKGKSCVDSDTKSYVVYKPKAKLVSQATVSALANMVWRQSEAVPYGKSVSQGTRPNLVPRVPSFKESETSAGDRSSVDGYNWRKYGQKQVKGSDCPRSYYKCTHPKCPVKKKVERSMGGLVSEIVYQGEHNHSKPSCPLPRRASSSSSSGFQRPQRELASEGSIGQDPSNVYYHPLWSNQSNDSSKSIAEKMNDGCVITPFEFAVPRSANSTGGTSDSGCRSSSQCDEGELDDPSRSKRRKNEKQASQTGVSQSSVESDSLEDGFRWRKYGQKVVGGNAHPRSYYRCTSANCRARKHVERASDDPRAFITTYEGKHNHHLNLRPPTSPTLPFTSTQHSNQAI, encoded by the exons ATGCTAGGGTTTGATGTTTCTCACCGTCCAATTTGTTTAAGGTTGACGACTATAATGGAGGTGAAAGAGAGTAAAAGAGTGGTAATAGCAAAACCAGTTGCTTCAAGGCCTTCATTCACTAGCATCAGGACATTCGCTAATCTTTTAACTGATTCAGTTACCGTACCTCCTCATGAGACTGTAGACGCTGCTATAAGACCAAAGACTCTGAGGTTTAAGCAACCAGCAGCAGCGGCAGCTTCGGTCTCATGTCCACAG GTGGAAGGAAATGACAAAGGAAAGTCTTGCGTTGATTCAGATACCAAAAGCTACGTTGTTTATAAACCTAAAGCAAAGCTTGTTTCCCAAGCAACTGTCTCTGCATTGGCTAATATG GTTTGGAGACAAAGCGAAGCAGTACCGTATGGGAAGAGTGTGAGCCAAGGTACACGCCCTAACCTAGTCCCTAGGGTTCCATCCTTTAAAGAATCAGAGACATCGGCTGGAGACAGATCTTCAGTGGACGGATACAACTGGAGGAAGTACGGACAGAAGCAAGTCAAAGGAAGTGACTGTCCAAGGAGTTATTACAAATGCACACACCCTAAATGTCCGGTCAAGAAGAAAGTAGAGAGATCAATGGGTGGTCTGGTCTCAGAGATTGTGTATCAAGGTGAACATAATCACTCCAAACCGTCTTGTCCTCTTCCGCGGCGCGCTTCGTCATCATCCTCTTCAGGGTTTCAGAGACCACAAAGAGAGCTAGCTTCGGAAGGATCAATAGGACAAGACCCTAGTAATGTTTATTACCATCCTCTTTGGAGCAATCAAAGCAATGACTCATCTAAAAGCATAGCAGAGAAGATGAATGACGGTTGTGTAATAACACCATTCGAGTTTGCTGTTCCAAGATCAGCGAACTCTACTGGTGGGACTTCAGATTCTGGTTGTAGAAGTAGTAGCCAGTGTGATGAAGGAGAGCTTGATGATCCTAGCAGAAGCAAGAGAAG GAAGAACGAGAAGCAAGCAAGTCAAACAGGAGTATCACAAAGCTCAGTGGAATCAGACAGTCTTGAAGATGGATTCAGGTGGAGAAAGTACGGTCAAAAAGTGGTTGGAGGCAATGCACATCCAAGAAGTTATTACAGATGCACGAGTGCAAACTGCAGAGCTAGGAAACATGTTGAGAGAGCGAGTGATGATCCAAGAGCTTTCATTACAACCTATGAAGGTAAACacaatcaccatttgaactTGAGACCTCCAACTTCGCCTACTCTTCCCTTTACCTCTACACAACATTCTAATCAAGCCATTTGA